A single region of the Oreochromis niloticus isolate F11D_XX linkage group LG19, O_niloticus_UMD_NMBU, whole genome shotgun sequence genome encodes:
- the rnf144aa gene encoding putative E3 ubiquitin-protein ligase RNF144A-A isoform X2: MTTARYRPTWELAVDPLVSCKLCLGEFPLEQMTTITQCQCVFCTLCLKQYVELLIKDGLETAISCPDSACPKRGHLQENEIECMVATEMMQRYKKLQFEREVLLDPCRTWCPSSTCQAVCQLKEADSPALPQLVQCAVCALEFCSACKANWHPGQACQENNLPITSFLPGENSSFYKNEEDDAPIKRCPKCKVYIERDEGCAQMMCKNCKHAFCWYCLESLDDDFLLIHYDKGPCRNKLGHSRASVIWHRTQVVGIFAGFGLLLLVASPFLLLATPIVLCCKCKCSKGDDDPLPT, from the exons ATGACCACGGCGCGGTACCGTCCCACGTGGGAGCTGGCCGTGGACCCTCTGGTCTCATGTAAGCTGTGCCTTGGAGAGTTCCCTCTGGAGCAGATGACCACCATCACACAGTGCCAATGTGTCTTTTGTACACTG tgccTGAAGCAGTATGTGGAACTCCTGATTAAAGATGGCCTTGAAACTGCAATTAGCTGTCCGGACTCTGCCTGTCCTAAAAGAGGACACTTGCAAGAAAATGAG ATTGAGTGCATGGTGGCCACGGAGATGATGCAGAGATACAAGAAACTTCAGTTTGAAAGGG AGGTATTGCTGGACCCGTGCCGAACATGGTGCCCTTCGTCGACCTGCCAGGCGGTGTGCCAGCTAAAGGAAGCAGATTCTCCAGCCCTACCCCAGCTGGTCCAATGTGCTGTATGTGCCCTCGAGTTCTGCTCGGCATGCAAGGCCAACTGGCACCCCGGGCAGGCCTGCCAGGAGAATAACCTGCCCATTACGTCCTTCCTACCAGGAGAAAACAG ctctttttATAAGAACGAAGAGGATGATGCACCAATCAAGCGCTGTCCTAAATGTAAAGTTTACATTGAGAGGGACGAGGGCTgtgcacagatgatgtgcaaGAACTGCAAGCATGCCTTCTGCTGGTACTGTCTGGAGTCCTTGGAT GATGACTTTCTCCTGATCCACTATGACAAAGGGCCCTGTCGAAACAAACTGGGGCACTCCAGGGCGTCCGTTATCTGGCACAGAACACAG GTTGTGGGAATCTTTGCTGGCTTTGGCCTTCTCCTGCTGGTTGCCTCTCCCTTCCTCCTCCTGGCCACTCCCAT
- the rnf144aa gene encoding putative E3 ubiquitin-protein ligase RNF144A-A isoform X1, giving the protein MSWHHPDNKLPFKLFYEFSSYIKELPHHSVLSGERDGWWMDGWMDARHFDSVAVKMTTARYRPTWELAVDPLVSCKLCLGEFPLEQMTTITQCQCVFCTLCLKQYVELLIKDGLETAISCPDSACPKRGHLQENEIECMVATEMMQRYKKLQFEREVLLDPCRTWCPSSTCQAVCQLKEADSPALPQLVQCAVCALEFCSACKANWHPGQACQENNLPITSFLPGENSSFYKNEEDDAPIKRCPKCKVYIERDEGCAQMMCKNCKHAFCWYCLESLDDDFLLIHYDKGPCRNKLGHSRASVIWHRTQVVGIFAGFGLLLLVASPFLLLATPIVLCCKCKCSKGDDDPLPT; this is encoded by the exons ATGAGTTGGCACCACCCTGATAACAAATTGCCATTTAAGCTTTTCTATGAGTTCAGCAGCTACATAAAGGAGCTTCCTCACCACTCAGTGCTTTCTGGTGAGCGTGATGgatggtggatggatggatggatggatgccagGCATTTTGA CTCCGTGGCGGTGAAGATGACCACGGCGCGGTACCGTCCCACGTGGGAGCTGGCCGTGGACCCTCTGGTCTCATGTAAGCTGTGCCTTGGAGAGTTCCCTCTGGAGCAGATGACCACCATCACACAGTGCCAATGTGTCTTTTGTACACTG tgccTGAAGCAGTATGTGGAACTCCTGATTAAAGATGGCCTTGAAACTGCAATTAGCTGTCCGGACTCTGCCTGTCCTAAAAGAGGACACTTGCAAGAAAATGAG ATTGAGTGCATGGTGGCCACGGAGATGATGCAGAGATACAAGAAACTTCAGTTTGAAAGGG AGGTATTGCTGGACCCGTGCCGAACATGGTGCCCTTCGTCGACCTGCCAGGCGGTGTGCCAGCTAAAGGAAGCAGATTCTCCAGCCCTACCCCAGCTGGTCCAATGTGCTGTATGTGCCCTCGAGTTCTGCTCGGCATGCAAGGCCAACTGGCACCCCGGGCAGGCCTGCCAGGAGAATAACCTGCCCATTACGTCCTTCCTACCAGGAGAAAACAG ctctttttATAAGAACGAAGAGGATGATGCACCAATCAAGCGCTGTCCTAAATGTAAAGTTTACATTGAGAGGGACGAGGGCTgtgcacagatgatgtgcaaGAACTGCAAGCATGCCTTCTGCTGGTACTGTCTGGAGTCCTTGGAT GATGACTTTCTCCTGATCCACTATGACAAAGGGCCCTGTCGAAACAAACTGGGGCACTCCAGGGCGTCCGTTATCTGGCACAGAACACAG GTTGTGGGAATCTTTGCTGGCTTTGGCCTTCTCCTGCTGGTTGCCTCTCCCTTCCTCCTCCTGGCCACTCCCAT